The region TCGGCATCCTGCTCAATCGCTCCAGATTCCCTAAGGTCAGATAGCAATGGTCGCTTGCTTCCTCCCCTGGTTTCAACCGCACGGGATAACTGGGAAAGTGCAATAACCGGAATATTTAATTCTTTAGCAAGGGCTTTCAGGTTTCTTGAAATAGTAGAGATTTCCTGCTCCCTGTTCCCGCCACCTTTTTGGCTTCCACCGGCAGTCATTAACTGCAAATAATCAATTACAAGAAGTTTAATACCGTGCTGTGAAGCTAATCTCCTGGCTTTTGCCCTAAGGTCAAATATTGAAAGTGAAGGCGTATCGTCAATAAATAAAGGGGCATTTTCAAGATCTTTTACCTTTACGTTAAGCTGCTCCCATTCGTGTTTCTCAAGGTTTCCGGTTCTTAATTTCTCTGAAGAAAGACCGGTTTCCGAAGAAATTAATCGGGTAATTAACTGTACAGCAGACATCTCCAGTGAGAAAAACGCCACCGGCATATTTTGACCCACTGCAATGTTTCGAGCCATAGATAAAGTTAAGGCCGTTTTACCCATCCCGGGACGTGCAGCAACAATAATAAGGTCACTGGGTTGCCAACCGGAAGTTAATTGGTCTAACTTATCGAATCCTGACGGCACACCGCTTAAACCTTCTTTATTAGAGATCTCTTCAATCCTGTTCTTCGCCTGAATTACCAAACTCTGTGCAGTCTCTGTAGATTTTTGAATATTCCCCTGGGTTACTTCATATAATTTTGCTTCGGCACTATCCAGGAGATCAAAAACATCGGTAGATTCATCATAAGCTTCTTCAATAATCTCGTTGGAGATTTTAATAAGGCTACGTTGAATATATTTCTGAAGAATAATACGCGCATGGAACTCAATATGTGCCGAAGAAGATACTTTTTGAGTTAACTGAATTAGGTAATAATCGCCGCCGGTCTTTTCAAAATTACCATCTTTCTTTAATTGGTTAGAAACGGTTAATAAGTCAATCGCCTCCGTGTTTTCGAAGAGTTTATGTATGGCTTCAAAAATTAATTTATGGGAGTTTTTATAGAAAGCATCGGGGCTAAGGATATCAATAATTTCATCTACCCCTTTTTTATCAATCATCATGGCTCCCAACACAACTTCTTCTAAATCAACAGCTTGCGGGGGGATTTTACCTTTTTCAAGGCTAATTACGTTACTTTTTTTTGCTGAAAATTGCTGCGGGGCGGTCATTTTATCCATA is a window of Salegentibacter salegens DNA encoding:
- the dnaB gene encoding replicative DNA helicase; this encodes MDKMTAPQQFSAKKSNVISLEKGKIPPQAVDLEEVVLGAMMIDKKGVDEIIDILSPDAFYKNSHKLIFEAIHKLFENTEAIDLLTVSNQLKKDGNFEKTGGDYYLIQLTQKVSSSAHIEFHARIILQKYIQRSLIKISNEIIEEAYDESTDVFDLLDSAEAKLYEVTQGNIQKSTETAQSLVIQAKNRIEEISNKEGLSGVPSGFDKLDQLTSGWQPSDLIIVAARPGMGKTALTLSMARNIAVGQNMPVAFFSLEMSAVQLITRLISSETGLSSEKLRTGNLEKHEWEQLNVKVKDLENAPLFIDDTPSLSIFDLRAKARRLASQHGIKLLVIDYLQLMTAGGSQKGGGNREQEISTISRNLKALAKELNIPVIALSQLSRAVETRGGSKRPLLSDLRESGAIEQDADIVSFIYRPEYYKIEEWDDEERTPTDGQGEFIVAKHRNGGLENIRLKFIGHLGKFDNLEEFDSPFEYHSKMNTGGNEENEFGSPNLPNPSANEAFGSSMNSGFNNDDDDEVPF